A stretch of Tenrec ecaudatus isolate mTenEca1 chromosome 2, mTenEca1.hap1, whole genome shotgun sequence DNA encodes these proteins:
- the LOC142440280 gene encoding olfactory receptor 2M5-like, whose product MRRGNDTSTTDFIFRGLFHDTGNIMFLIYFIFLSYITALFGNTTLILLICIDSRLHSPMYLLLSQLSVMDLVVTTTSIPKLITDFWVDRKTISQVGCGIQMLLYVTIAGSECILLTLMSYDRYVAVCNPLRYSVIMTPRVCLHMAVSSWTVGFLDSLVHTAYVMHLSVCDSREIDHYFCELLAVLQLSCEDTSVYEMTLFVTGIVFFLIPFGLILASYGLIFLTVFHMKSKKGRKKALATCSSHLTVVTLYLGSGIFVLMVPPAMYSAKQSQAVSLFYNILTPMSNPIIYSLRNKEVVGALRKVLGIVFHIKDRRY is encoded by the coding sequence ATGAGAAGAGGAAATGACACCTCAACCACAGACTTCATTTTCCGTGGATTATTCCATGACACAGGAAATATCATGTTCCttatttacttcatttttttaagCTACATCACTGCTCTCTTTGGAAACACCACCTTGATCCTCCTAATTTGCATAGATTCTCGACTGCACTCGCCTATGTACTTACTTCTCAGCCAACTTTCTGTCATGGACTTAGTTGTCACCACCACCAGCATTCCGAAGTTGATCACTGACTTCTGGGTGGACAGGAAAACTATCTCCCAGGTAGGCTGCGGGATACAGATGCTGCTGTACGTGACTATAGCAGGTTCTGAATGTATCCTCTTGACTCTGATGTCCTATGATCGCTATGTCGCTGTCTGCAACCCACTAAGGTACTCAGTTATCATGACCCCCAGAGTCTGCCTGCACATGGCTGTTTCCTCCTGGACGGTGGGATTTCTAGATTCCTTAGTCCACACAGCATATGTGATGCATTTATCAGTCTGTGACTCCAGAGAGATTGACCACTACTTCTGTGAACTCCTAGCTGTCCTGCAGCTCTCCTGCGAGGACACTTCTGTGTATGAAATGACTTTGTTTGTCACGGGAATAGTGTTCTTCCTCATTCCCTTTGGGCTCATTCTGGCCTCCTACGGCCTCATTTTCCTGACTGTCTTCCATATGAAATCCAAGAAGGGTAGGAAGAAGGCCCTGGCTACCTGCTCCTCCCACCTCACAGTGGTAACTCTCTATCTAGGTTCAGGCATCTTTGTTCTCATGGTGCCTCCAGCCATGTACTCAGCAAAGCAAAGCCAGGCTGTCTCCTTGTTCTACAACATTCTCACTCCTATGTCAAACCCCATcatttatagtctcaggaacaAGGAAGTGGTGGGGGCTCTAAGGAAAGTACTGGGAATAGTTTTCCACATAAAAGACAGAAGATATTAG